Proteins co-encoded in one Dasypus novemcinctus isolate mDasNov1 chromosome 6, mDasNov1.1.hap2, whole genome shotgun sequence genomic window:
- the SLC25A28 gene encoding mitoferrin-2 isoform X1 — protein MTGSLTNNTDIFFLRREGVGLTWRLRQWSAEGRVRGAKREPEAPTLWAAPEADTTGQGGGGGSGSGGQGGRRSWSGWMELEGRGAGGVAGGPAPGPGRSPGESALLDGWLQRGVGRGAGGGEAGACRPPVRQDPDSGPDYEALPAGATVTTHMVAGAVAGILEHCVMYPIDCVKTRMQSLQPDPAARYRNVLEALWRIIRTEGLWRPMRGLNVTATGAGPAHALYFACYEKLKKTLSDVIHPGGNSHIANVVFSFAGAAGCVATLLHDAAMNPVEVVKQRMQMYNSPYHRVTDCVRAVWQNEGAGAFYRSYTTQLTMNVPFQAIHFMTYEFLQEHFNPQRRYNPSSHVLSGACAGAVAAAATTPLDVCKTLLNTQESLALNSNITGHITGMASAFRTVYQVGGVTAYFRGVQARVIYQIPSTAIAWSVYEFFKYLITKRQEEWRAGK, from the exons ATGACGGGCAGCCTCACTAATAACACCGACATATTTTTCCTACGTAGAGAAGGGGTGGGGCTAACTTGGCGGCTGCGCCAATGGTCGGCTGAGGGGCGTGTCCGCGGGGCCAAGCGGGAGCCGGAGGCCCCTACTCTCTGGGCCGCGCCTGAGGCGGACACCACGGGGCAggggggcggcggcggcagcggcagcGGCGGCCAGGGTGGGCGCCGCAGCTGGTCTGGGTGGATGGAGTTGGAGGGGCGGGGGGCCGGCGGCGTGGCGGGGGGGCCGGCGCCTGGGCCGGGGCGGAGCCCCGGGGAGTCGGCGCTGCTGGACGGGTGGCTGCAGCGGGGCGTGGGCCGGGGGGCCGGCGGCGGGGAGGCCGGGGCCTGCAGGCCCCCTGTACGGCAGGATCCGGACTCCGGCCCGGACTACGAGGCGCTGCCCGCTGGAGCCACTGTCACCACGCACATGGTGGCAGGCGCCGTGGCAGGGATCTTGGAGCACTGCGTGATGTACCCCATCGACTGCGTCAAG ACCCGGATGCAGAGCCTACAGCCTGACCCAGCCGCCCGCTATCGCAACGTGTTGGAGGCACTCTGGAGGATTATAAGAACGGAGGGCCTGTGGAGGCCCATGCGGGGGCTGAACGTCACAGCGACAGGCGCAGGGCCTGCCCACGCCCTCTATTTTGCCTgctatgaaaagttaaaaaagacaTTGAGTGATGTAATCCACCCTGGGGGCAATAGCCATATTGCCAATG ttgttttttcctttgcagGTGCAGCTGGGTGTGTGGCCACATTACTTCATGATGCAGCCATGAATCCAGTGGAAG TGGTCAAGCAGAGGATGCAGATGTATAACTCACCATACCACCGGGTGACAGACTGTGTACGGGCAGTGTGGCAAAATGAAGGGGCCGGAGCCTTTTACCGCAGCTACACCACACAGCTCACCATGAACGTTCCCTTCCAAGCCATTCACTTCATGACCTATGAATTCCTGCAGGAGCACTTTAACCCCCAGAGACGGTACAACCCCAGCTCTCACGTCCTCTCCGGAGCCTGTGCAGGAGCTGTAGCTGCCGCTGCCACAACCCCACTGGACGTTTGCAAAACACTGCTCAACACCCAGGAATCCCTGGCTTTGAACTCAAATATTACAGGACACATCACAGGCATGGCTAGTGCCTTCCGGACGGTATATCAAGTAGGTGGGGTGACCGCCTACTTCCGAGGGGTGCAGGCTAGAGTAATTTACCAAATCCCCTCCACGGCCATCGCATGGTCTGTGTATGAGTTCTTCAAATACCTAATCACTAAACGGCAAGAAGAATGGAGGGCAGGCAAGTGA
- the SLC25A28 gene encoding mitoferrin-2 isoform X2, whose translation MTGSLTNNTDIFFLRREGVGLTWRLRQWSAEGRVRGAKREPEAPTLWAAPEADTTGQGGGGGSGSGGQGGRRSWSGWMELEGRGAGGVAGGPAPGPGRSPGESALLDGWLQRGVGRGAGGGEAGACRPPVRQDPDSGPDYEALPAGATVTTHMVAGAVAGILEHCVMYPIDCVKTRMQSLQPDPAARYRNVLEALWRIIRTEGLWRPMRGLNVTATGAGPAHALYFACYEKLKKTLSDVIHPGGNSHIANGAAGCVATLLHDAAMNPVEVVKQRMQMYNSPYHRVTDCVRAVWQNEGAGAFYRSYTTQLTMNVPFQAIHFMTYEFLQEHFNPQRRYNPSSHVLSGACAGAVAAAATTPLDVCKTLLNTQESLALNSNITGHITGMASAFRTVYQVGGVTAYFRGVQARVIYQIPSTAIAWSVYEFFKYLITKRQEEWRAGK comes from the exons ATGACGGGCAGCCTCACTAATAACACCGACATATTTTTCCTACGTAGAGAAGGGGTGGGGCTAACTTGGCGGCTGCGCCAATGGTCGGCTGAGGGGCGTGTCCGCGGGGCCAAGCGGGAGCCGGAGGCCCCTACTCTCTGGGCCGCGCCTGAGGCGGACACCACGGGGCAggggggcggcggcggcagcggcagcGGCGGCCAGGGTGGGCGCCGCAGCTGGTCTGGGTGGATGGAGTTGGAGGGGCGGGGGGCCGGCGGCGTGGCGGGGGGGCCGGCGCCTGGGCCGGGGCGGAGCCCCGGGGAGTCGGCGCTGCTGGACGGGTGGCTGCAGCGGGGCGTGGGCCGGGGGGCCGGCGGCGGGGAGGCCGGGGCCTGCAGGCCCCCTGTACGGCAGGATCCGGACTCCGGCCCGGACTACGAGGCGCTGCCCGCTGGAGCCACTGTCACCACGCACATGGTGGCAGGCGCCGTGGCAGGGATCTTGGAGCACTGCGTGATGTACCCCATCGACTGCGTCAAG ACCCGGATGCAGAGCCTACAGCCTGACCCAGCCGCCCGCTATCGCAACGTGTTGGAGGCACTCTGGAGGATTATAAGAACGGAGGGCCTGTGGAGGCCCATGCGGGGGCTGAACGTCACAGCGACAGGCGCAGGGCCTGCCCACGCCCTCTATTTTGCCTgctatgaaaagttaaaaaagacaTTGAGTGATGTAATCCACCCTGGGGGCAATAGCCATATTGCCAATG GTGCAGCTGGGTGTGTGGCCACATTACTTCATGATGCAGCCATGAATCCAGTGGAAG TGGTCAAGCAGAGGATGCAGATGTATAACTCACCATACCACCGGGTGACAGACTGTGTACGGGCAGTGTGGCAAAATGAAGGGGCCGGAGCCTTTTACCGCAGCTACACCACACAGCTCACCATGAACGTTCCCTTCCAAGCCATTCACTTCATGACCTATGAATTCCTGCAGGAGCACTTTAACCCCCAGAGACGGTACAACCCCAGCTCTCACGTCCTCTCCGGAGCCTGTGCAGGAGCTGTAGCTGCCGCTGCCACAACCCCACTGGACGTTTGCAAAACACTGCTCAACACCCAGGAATCCCTGGCTTTGAACTCAAATATTACAGGACACATCACAGGCATGGCTAGTGCCTTCCGGACGGTATATCAAGTAGGTGGGGTGACCGCCTACTTCCGAGGGGTGCAGGCTAGAGTAATTTACCAAATCCCCTCCACGGCCATCGCATGGTCTGTGTATGAGTTCTTCAAATACCTAATCACTAAACGGCAAGAAGAATGGAGGGCAGGCAAGTGA